Proteins found in one Planctomycetota bacterium genomic segment:
- a CDS encoding ATP-binding protein translates to MAEWRFYGRTEQLAELERELNRKRWFLAKVTGRRRIGKTSLIQRAMEEIGNRQPVFYVQIPDSEPAGILSARQARRSNRLYRLNHRHLQLIAITGLLQRHCR, encoded by the coding sequence ATGGCTGAATGGCGGTTTTACGGCCGGACAGAACAGCTTGCGGAGCTGGAGCGGGAGCTCAACCGCAAGCGGTGGTTCCTCGCGAAGGTCACCGGGCGACGCCGGATCGGCAAGACGAGCCTGATCCAACGAGCCATGGAGGAGATCGGCAACCGTCAGCCGGTCTTCTATGTCCAAATCCCCGACTCCGAGCCGGCCGGCATTCTGTCGGCACGACAGGCCCGCCGATCGAATCGGCTGTATCGTCTCAACCATCGTCATCTTCAGCTAATCGCCATCACAGGACTCCTTCAGCGGCACTGCCGCTGA